From Stigmatopora argus isolate UIUO_Sarg chromosome 14, RoL_Sarg_1.0, whole genome shotgun sequence, the proteins below share one genomic window:
- the LOC144088231 gene encoding BAR/IMD domain-containing adapter protein 2-like 2 — translation MSTMHREQLHRSTLGIYSSLMDEFNPGLQNLVSLGHSYARAFQALAVKSEAYFTALSQMGEQAFHSLSSRSIGDVLIQIAESQKKLTLELEEMFHWFTEDILQEMDGNIRLDKDYISGSRKKYEMSVHGAAMDRRLDRHANQDGAEDLQFLRESHSEALKEEERRYRFLAEKHCGLIQSISHLMNKNGGSLQIKADCWKEEINATRGSYAIQPTLDSPAQTRQENRKKREEQPLGKIPSRPPSPQGSIYRSAAESSGGLGRTTRARVAHQPDGSNQTLLHFARGEMITVLVQQTKNGWLYGHIAGNNSRQGWFPAAYVEEVDDLPVKANLSNSALRGRSNSSVSSRMDAPGTNTPSPPPPPPPLLQRQSSNKFSQMQTGSSNKTTESNPEKKRSQPHASKPELFPRGTNPFATVKLKPTSTNDRSAPRLYR, via the exons ATGTCTACGATGCACAGGGAGCAGCTACATCGATCAACCTTGGGGATTTATTCA AGCTTGATGGATGAGTTCAACCCCGGCCTGCAAAATCTTGTATCACTGGGGCATAGTTATGCCCGAGCTTTCCAAG ctcTGGCTGTTAAAAGCGAGGCTTACTTCACTGCACTTTCCCAGATGGGCGAGCAGGCTTTCCACAGCCTCTCCTCACGTTCAATAG GAGATGTTTTGATTCAGATTGCTGAGAGCCAAAAGAAACTTACCTTGGAGCTTGAGGAAATG TTCCACTGGTTCACTGAAGATATTCTTCAGGAGATGGATGGTAATATTCGGCTAGACAAAGACTACATATCA GGTAGTAGAAAAAAGTATGAGATGAGTGTCCATGGAGCAGCAATGGACAGACGGCTAGATCGTCATGCTAACCAG GATGGTGCTGAGGATTTACAGTTCCTTCGGGAAAGTCATAGTGAAGCTCTAAAAGAGGAAGAGAGAAGGTATCGctttctggctgaaaaacaCTGTGGTCTCATCCAGTCCATTTCCCACCTCATGAATAAG AATGGGGGTTCCCTCCAAATCAAGGCTGACTGCTGGAAAGAGGAGATAAACGCCACAAGGGGATCGTATGCCATACAGCCTACCCTGGATAGTCCC GCACAAACCAGGCAAGAGAACAGGAAGAAAAGAGAAGAGCAGCCTCTTGGAAAAATACCATCAAGAC CTCCGTCTCCCCAAGGAAGCATCTATCGCTCTGCGGCTGAATCGTCAGGTGGTTTAGGAAGAACTACGAGGGCCCGTGTGGCTCATCAACCCGATGGCTCCAATCAAACTTTGTTGCACTTTGCCAGGGGAGAAATGATCACTGTACTAGTCCAGCAGACAAAAAACGGATGGTTATATGGTCATATAGCTGGAAACAATTCACG TCAGGGATGGTTTCCGGCCGCCTATGTGGAAGAAGTGGATGACCTCCCTGTAAAAGCTAACTTGAG TAATTCTGCTCTCCGGGGAAGAAGCAACAGTAGCGTGAGTAGCCGTATGGATGCACCAGGAACAAACACACCATCGCCCCCTCCACCGCCACCTCCACTTCTGCAGCGGCAGTCTTCAAATAAGTTCTCCCAAATGCAAACCGGCTCTTCCAACAAGACAACAGAGTCCAATCCAGAGAAAAAG